A window of Lytechinus variegatus isolate NC3 chromosome 15, Lvar_3.0, whole genome shotgun sequence contains these coding sequences:
- the LOC121429029 gene encoding uncharacterized protein LOC121429029 has protein sequence MKKTAAIEVSTASDVAGKMKKPLICFISPLSRPASQRTGIRKKRLIAGTKKAPCKQGTDQHLHKSVISLSDHDVSALKSSAMKTAHAFTKTVKSRRKERASDLNQDQCDNIQESAKTYRSTRKKSSPFSSVASKSPRIQKHQHGMLFISPGKRSRSKSIHGLDGIHRRRTVSLTPEDKKKLSKVIEKRVRKQRKCGKDQNGSTSVGDLSFSTSDHEASFPSNGSFVMEVHGSTESLKHQNQFSRLNRLNKVSDEPTAMITSKKSISMKDAESNLPGVLKKRNKMPFVSPEKRSLFKPKHGSDRISQGRTVSMTIVDMKKFDKAIKSRVKRKINETIDRDAQSLELDISTDNDVSCSSPNKSVGMKVDVRDSLYNPKQDDFLQRIDEMYLESDIKRKKPCMKMSEGSTCSSHRIHKQQKGMSFVSPEKKYRQTASVPSKGKKKIQESINYSGTNMKKHDKINVQTRPDNSSLTPNDYDVSRSSGSPGLEADSFLSGIAYKTKDSTRNLKHDHPRSEDNVDLYVQEPEPTLQNEAVSPKVKQKMEAVTHQFGFEIQRKSGRTPNLNFKILDKMYERRFNPSQRDNQEKKSSDQERSRADLKLKRMAERRFNSTEDCPEAVVNMDTVARIRSFQNGQTNSRSSSPPSIQRCAFARDIIAPESDDMSDSTVDEADRSLLEKEISNFFEGKRGQACLDFRKGAMTFDVTPSCVRQDTTSAGNGPVTSTGQNVQDLDDVVVTDDSSCNTTPNILQEVKDNQTLLKSASPAVQNDASASTEYNFGEHLPIDVDTDEPLNDACTPYQHSTPTGSNHHHEAKPKITSSNSPVPWAAIELNKGMFVMYCHEETAPCILKDLEGYPNIIQRSSLTMTYLSDKSLVKVQGMVLLEEHRLIRPDKVPIKEDKAEKREKRSKT, from the exons atgaaaaagacgGCTGCCATCGAAGTTTCTACG GCCTCTGATGTGGcaggaaaaatgaagaaaccTTTGATCTGTTTCATCTCTCCACTGAGCAGACCAGCATCACAGCGCACTGGTATCAGAAAGAAACGCTTGATAGCAGGGACAAAGAAAGCTCCCTGCAAGCAAGGTACCGATCAACATCTCCATAAATCTGTGATCTCATTAAGTGACCATGATGTATCAGCACTGAAGTCTTCAGCAATGAAAACAGCTCATGCTTTCACGAAGACTGTGAAGTCCAGAAGAAAGGAACGAGCTTCTGACCTGAATCAAGATCAATGTGACAATATCCAAGAAAGTGCAAAGACATATAGAAGTACAAGAAAGAAATCTTCACCATTCTCTTCTGTAGCGTCAAAGTCACCTAGAATCCAGAAGCATCAACATGGCATGCTTTTTATATCTCCAGGCAAAAGATCACGATCTAAGAGCATTCATGGATTGGATGGGATTCATAGACGTCGTACAGTGTCCTTGACACCAGAAGACAAGAAGAAGCTGAGTAAGGTCATTGAGAAAAGGGTAAGAAAGCAAAGGAAATGTGGAAAGGATCAGAATGGTTCCACATCCGTAGGTGATCTTTCATTCTCTACAAGCGACCATGAGGCATCTTTCCCATCAAACGGGTCTTTCGTGATGGAAGTGCATGGATCTACTGAATCTTTGAAGCATCAAAACCAATTCTCCCGTCTCAACAGACTGAACAAGGTGAGTGATGAACCTACAGCTATGATCACCAGTAAGAAATCAATATCTATGAAAGATGCAGAATCAAATTTACCAGGAGTTCTGAAGAAAAGGAACAAGATGCCTTTTGTTTCACCTGAGAAGAGGTCACTATTTAAACCAAAACATGGTTCAGATAGAATCAGTCAAGGCCGTACAGTGTCTATGACAATTGTGGATATGAAGAAGTTTGACAAGGCCATCAAGAGTAGGGTAAAGAGAAAGATCAATGAAACCATAGACAGAGATGCCCAATCACTTGAGCTAGACATTTCAACTGACAATGATGTCTCTTGTTCATCTCCAAACAAGTCTGTGGGGATGAAAGTGGATGTCCGTGATTCCTTGTACAATCCGAAACAAGATGACTTTCTTCAAAGAATTGATGAAATGTATCTTGAAtctgatattaaaagaaagaagCCTTGTATGAAAATGTCTGagggatctacatgtagttcacatAGAATTCATAAGCAACAGAAAGGGATGTCATTTGTCTCACCTGAAAAAAAGTATAGGCAAACAGCATCGGTACCATctaaaggaaagaagaaaatacaaGAATCCATTAATTACAGTGGGACAAATATGAAGAAACATGACAAGATCAATGTTCAGACCAGACCAGACAATAGTTCATTAACTCCAAATGACTACGATGTCTCTAGATCGAGCGGTTCACCAGGGCTGGAAGCAGATAGTTTTTTGTCTGGTATAGCATACAAAACTAAAGATTCCACTCGAAATCTGAAACATGATCATCCTAGGAGTGAGGACAATGTGGATTTATATGTACAGGAACCAGAGCCAACTCTGCAGAATGAAGCAGTGTCACCCAAAGTTAAACAAAAGATGGAAGCTGTCACTCATCAATTTGGTTTTGAGATACAGAGAAAAAGTGGAAGAACTCCAAATTTGAACTTCAAGATATTGGATAAAATGTATGAGAGAAGATTCAACCCAAGCCAGAGAGataatcaagaaaagaaaagcagTGATCAAGAAAGATCTCGTGCTGATTTGAAGTTAAAGAGAATGGCTGAGAGGAGGTTCAACTCTACTGAAGACTGTCCTGAAGCAGTGGTGAACATGGACACAGTTGCCAGGATCAGAAGTTTTCAAAATGGACAGACAAACTCAAGGAGCTCCAGCCCACCCTCCATCCAGAGATGTGCTTTTGCTCGAGATATCATTGCTCCAGAATCAGATGACATGAGTGACAGTACTGTTGATGAAGCAGACAGGAGTCTGTTAGAGAAAGAAATCAGTAACTTCTTTGAGGGTAAGAGGGGGCAGGCTTGTCTTGATTTCAGAAAAGGTGCAATGACCTTTGATGTGACACCAAGCTGTGTCCGCCAAGACACCACGTCAGCAGGAAATGGGCCTGTCACCAGCACAGGACAAAATGTGCAAGACCTTGATGACGTCGTAGTCACCGATGACAGCAGCTGTAATACAACTCCAAATATCCTTCAAGAAGTGAAAGATAACCAGACATTACTCAAGAGTGCATCACCGGCAGTCCAAAATGATGCTTCAGCTTCGACTGAATATAACTTTGGCGAACACTTGCCTATTGATGTTGACACGGATGAACCCCTGAATGATGCATGTACACCCTACCAGCATTCAACTCCTACTGGTTCTAACCATCATCATGAAGCAAAACCAAAGATCACATCCAGCAATTCACCTGTACCCTGGGCTGCAATAGAATTGAATAAAGGAATGTTTGTGATGTATTGCCATGAGGAGACTGCACCGTGCATTCTCAAGGACCTTGAAGGTTACCCAAACATCATACAAAGGAGCAGTTTGACAATGACCTACCTCAGTGATAAATCCTTGGTGAAAGTGCAAGGAATGGTGCTTCTGGAAGAACACAGATTGATCAGACCAGATAAAGTTCCAATAAAAGAAG